In one Maniola jurtina chromosome 13, ilManJurt1.1, whole genome shotgun sequence genomic region, the following are encoded:
- the LOC123871363 gene encoding DNA replication ATP-dependent helicase/nuclease DNA2 isoform X2, with protein sequence MPKALSLKKTLGSQVKNQKAITQFFKSCSQEKISPVKQQDSETIATTKTSKRKADSPAQIVHDNIRKDLTKCDNSVKKIKIDSNHRHEMHIGNTNTSQTPSSSAIKSSPRKDVTKKLFVDNEEELIHFNSQQKHPSSITNKTQDNHSSVSKVQSSPRKSNKSHEKENCYNHNCKEIDNNCVKNSSNEVHYRSPKKTLTAISVSPKSCTLTSQKCDDQSPSKSGSTAKVLECIENHMFDDWELDIEGDIKEDLDLSVIQRCEVLSVKRHNCKLELKLKNDNNNKGTCFIEGIWLNTPLEAGEIVSVLATRDTLGCYTINNTSGLLVLRPDHLVSSTSVVAGVFCKRKAVLQERWRGIDSANSAMTIGILVHELVQKSLTQNITNTSELGAEADKLIKESIQMLYDAGISETEARSNIQMYIQPLADFMQTYLASSAKSSQTVKRSWNGKIEKVLDIEENVCCPQLGLKGKIDATLQVSIHDRGDAKTAIVPLELKSGRASVSAEHRGQLVLYGMMLSLQRQQDPATALQRGLLLYLKERIDLREVSCGYPERRDLMMLRNELVQHLAAGPRTIDVDQIVDIEDASRLLQQSMPEPIHHQNACSKCPYLTLCSLHLWHTDGPMVSETHPLSKLRDEALGHLSPQHVKYFLHWTSLLKLEEKGQMITSPLHALWTESAEKRAKRGGCAVNLKLKSVISSGDRFAHIFVRESLSPEHSHIGDKPSKGPQEGEFSIVSIENRPWIAAGVVTVSNSNEFHILLERDLSRRLNEHTVFHIDTYESFATTVQNLTNLGVLMEDSDRALRLRTLIIDQAPPEFVPKLPREVGRLGSKLMRSLNIEQQRAVLKALACEHYVLLKGLPGTGKTQTISVLIQMLVGLKQRVLVTAHTHSAVDTVLNRLPKSVQVMRLGTASRVAPALLSRCEHTLIQKCHSTEQLAQLYDSMEVVGVTCLGAAHPMLARTTFDVCIVDEATQVLQSTVLRPLFAAKRFVLVGDPEQLPPVVRSRSARRLGMEESLFHRLIKDDVTCTLRLQYRMNQALVEVANKVAYNNSLKCADQKVAQAQLKIDMQKISLYSDESPWLMTACSPEFKDAAVFLNTIIPPAAKNNTEKVFTNSDEACVLLDLVETFKQGGVLPSDIGVIAPYRDQVSLLRRALSEKDVEVSTVDQFQGRDKSVIIYSCTKRVENDERRPKDGEVLNDQRRLAVSVTRAKHKLIVIGNLRALQRYAPLMKLIESCRTVTLEEDTVARLNIKYGAFVT encoded by the exons ATGCCCAAAGCCCTGAGTttaaaaaag ACTTTGGGTAGTCAAGTGAAGAATCAAAAAGCGATTACTCAATTTTTCAAATCATGTAGTCAAGAAAAGATATCACCCGTTAAGCAACAAGACTCTGAAACAATAGCAACAACTAAGACATCTAAAAGGAAAGCTGATTCTCCTGCACAAATAGTTCATGACAATATCAGAAAAGACCTTACAAAATGTGATAATtcagtgaaaaaaattaaaatagacaGTAATCATAGGCATGAAATGCATATTGGAAACACTAACACCTCACAAACACCTAGTTCTTCAGCTATAAAAAGTTCACCTAGAAAGGACGTTACAAAGAAGTTATTTGTTGATAATGAAGAAGAATTAATACATTTTAACAGCCAACAGAAACATCCATCATCCATTACAAACAAAACACAAGATAATCATTCAAGTGTATCAAAAGTGCAATCTAGTCCTAGAAAGAGTAATAAATcacatgaaaaagaaaattgCTATAATCACAACTGCAAAGAAATTGACAATAATTGTGTAAAAAATTCAAGTAATGAGGTACATTATAGATCACCCAAGAAAACTCTAACAG CAATAAGTGTTTCACCAAAATCTTGCACATTAACAAGTCAAAAATGTGATGATCAGTCACCATCAAAGAGCGGGTCCACAGCAAAAGTGCTTGAATGTATAGAAAATCATATGTTTGATGACTGGGAACTTGATATTGAAGGG GACATTAAAGAAGACTTGGATCTAAGTGTGATACAGAGATGTGAGGTGTTGTCTGTGAAGAGACATAATTGTAAACTTGAGCTGAAACttaaaaatgataataacaATAAAGGCACTTGTTTTATTGAGGGAATCTG GTTAAACACACCATTGGAAGCGGGTGAAATAGTGAGCGTGCTTGCAACTCGCGATACCTTGGGCTGTTACACCATTAACAATACATCAGGCTTGTTGGTGCTGAGGCCCGACCACTTGGTGTCTAGCACGAGCGTCGTGGCGGGTGTTTTCTGTAAGCGGAAGGCTGTGCTGCAGGAGCGATGGCGGGGGATTGATTCTGCTAATTCTGCG ATGACCATAGGTATACTTGTTCATGAGCTAGTGCAAAAATCTCtcacacaaaatataacaaacacATCTGAACTAGGCGCTGAAGCTGATAAACTGATAAAAGAGTCTATACAAATGTTGTACGACGCAGGAATATCCGAGACGGAAGCGCGATCAAACATACAGATGTACATACAACCTCTTGCTGATTTTATGCAGACTTATTTAGCGTCAAGTGCAAAATCATCA cAAACTGTCAAACGTAGTTGGAATGGAAAGATTGAAAAAGTATTAGATATTGAAGAAAATGTTTGCTGCCCCCAACTGGGCTTGAAAGGAAAGATTGACGCTACTTTACAGGTCTCAATACATGACCGTGGAG ATGCTAAGACAGCAATTGTGCCATTAGAGTTGAAGAGTGGTCGCGCCTCAGTGTCGGCGGAACACCGCGGTCAACTCGTGCTCTATGGCATGATGCTCAGCTTGCAGAGGCAGCAGGACCCCGCCACTGCACTGCAACGAGGCTTGCTGCTGTACTTGAA GGAGCGAATAGATCTTCGCGAAGTGAGTTGCGGGTATCCTGAAAGACGAGATTTGATGATGTTGCGTAACGAACTGGTACAACATTTGGCGGCAGGACCACGGACTATTGATGTTG ATCAAATAGTAGACATTGAGGACGCTTCACGGCTGTTGCAACAAAGCATGCCTGAGCCAATTCATCACCAAAATGCTTGCTCAAAATGCCCATACCTTACGCTATGCTCATTACATTTGTG GCACACAGACGGCCCCATGGTATCAGAAACGCATCCGCTATCAAAGTTGCGTGATGAAGCGTTAGGCCACTTGTCCCCACAACACGTCAAGTATTTCCTGCACTGGACTAGCCTATTGAAACTCGAGGAAAAGGGACAGATGATCACCTCTCCTTTGCACGCCTTGTGGACGGAAAGCGCTGAAAAACG TGCCAAACGCGGCGGATGCGcagttaatttgaaattaaaatcagtcatAAGCTCTGGCGATAGATTTGCACATATTTTTGTGCGAGAGTCTTTAAGTCCAG agCATTCACATATTGGGGATAAGCCTTCAAAAGGGCCTCAAGAAGGAGAATTTTCTATAGTAAGCATAGAAAATCGCCCATGGATAGCTGCCGGCGTAGTTACTGTATCAAATAGCAATGAGTTCCATATACTTTTGGAAAG GGATTTGAGTCGTCGGCTAAACGAACATACAGTGTTTCACATAGACACATACGAGTCCTTCGCAACCACTGTCCAAAACTTGACTAATTTAGGAGTACTTATGGAAGACAGCGACCGCGCCTTGAGGCTTAGAAC TTTAATAATAGACCAAGCACCGCCAGAATTTGTACCCAAGTTACCTCGTGAAGTTGGTCGCTTGGGGTCAAAGCTTATGCGCTCACTGAATATTGAGCAACAGCGCGCTGTACTCAAGGCTTTAGCATGCGAACATTACGTCTTGTTGAAGGGGCTTCCCGGAACTG GTAAAACGCAAACTATTAGCGTGCTCATACAAATGCTAGTGGGGCTCAAGCAGCGCGTACTGGTCACTGCGCACACGCACTCTGCCGTCGACACTGTGCTCAATAG GCTACCAAAATCCGTCCAAGTAATGCGACTGGGCACAGCTAGTCGGGTCGCCCCGGCGTTACTCTCGCGGTGTGAACACACCCTCATACAAAAGTGTCACTCTACTGAGCAACTCGCACAACTCTACGATTCTATG GAGGTGGTTGGCGTAACTTGCCTGGGCGCCGCACATCCGATGTTGGCTCGCACCACGTTTGATGTGTGCATCGTTGATGAAGCCACACAG GTGTTGCAAAGCACGGTCTTACGTCCCTTGTTCGCAGCGAAGCGTTTTGTGTTGGTCGGAGACCCGGAACAATTGCCGCCTGTAGTGAGGAGTAGAAGTgcaag ACGTCTCGGCATGGAGGAGAGCTTATTTCATAGACTGATAAAGGATGATGTGACATGCACGCTAAGACTGCAATATCGTATGAACCAGGCCTTAGTGGAAGTTGCTAACAAAGTAGCTTACAACAACAGTCTGAAATGCGCTGACCAGAAGGTTGCACAGGCTCAATTGAAAATAGATATGcag aaaATATCTCTATATTCAGATGAGTCGCCATGGCTCATGACAGCTTGTAGTCCAGAGTTCAAGGATGCCGCTGTTTTTTTAAACACGATTATTCCTCCTGCAGCAAAAAATAACACCGAAAAAGTGTTTACTAACAGTGATGAGGCATGTGTCCTTTTGGATTTGGTTGAAACATTTAAACAG GGTGGTGTACTCCCTTCGGACATAGGCGTCATAGCCCCTTACCGAGATCAAGTATCTTTACTACGACGCGCTTTGTCTGAAAAAGATGTGGAAGTGAGCACCGTGGACCAGTTCCAGGGCAGAGACAAGAGCGTCATCATTTACTCTTGCACCAAGCGCGTTGAAAACGATGAACGACGACCCAag GATGGGGAAGTCCTCAACGACCAACGGCGCCTGGCCGTGAGTGTTACGCGCGCCAAACACAAGCTCATCGTGATAGGAAACTTACGCGCTTTGCAGCGATATGCTCCTCTCATGAAACTCATTGAATCCTGTCGGACGGTGACCTTGGAAGAAGATACTGTGGCAAGGTTGAACATAAAATATGGGGCATTTGTTACGTGA
- the LOC123871389 gene encoding ATP synthase subunit C lysine N-methyltransferase: protein MDFQSNSDTEIRNSSKLSMLGKALIYTTGGLAIGVSIVCIPFVSPAFRKVCLPYVPATTNQLAGVTRALKNRSGRLLDVGSGDGRIVFTAAKLGFKAEGVELNPVLVYFSKIAALVNQQYWNTKFYRENLWTFDLMPYNNIVIFGVEQMMKDFEKKLLLEVKDDTVVVACRFPLPSMRPVETIGHGVDTVWKYVVKR from the coding sequence ATGGATTTTCAGTCCAATTCAGATACAGAAATCCGGAATAGTTCTAAACTATCAATGCTTGGGAAGGCTTTGATATATACTACGGGTGGTTTAGCAATAGGAGTGAGCATTGTTTGTATACCCTTTGTTTCACCCGCCTTTAGAAAAGTTTGCCTGCCCTATGTACCAGCTACTACTAATCAATTAGCAGGAGTAACTAGAGCCCTTAAGAATAGAAGTGGTAGGCTGCTGGATGTCGGGTCTGGCGATGGACGAATTGTATTCACAGCTGCTAAACTTGGTTTTAAAGCTGAAGGTGTCGAACTAAATCCGGTTTTAGTTTATTTCTCTAAAATAGCAGCACTTGTCAACCAACAATATTGGAACACGAAGTTTTACAGAGAAAATCTATGGACATTTGATTTGATGCCATACAATAACATAGTAATATTTGGCGTAGAACAAATGATGAAGGATTTTGAAAAGAAGTTGTTACTGGAAGTTAAAGATGACACAGTGGTGGTTGCTTGTAGATTTCCTTTGCCTAGCATGAGGCCAGTTGAAACTATAGGACATGGTGTGGACACAGTTTGGAAATATGTTGTAAAAAGATAG
- the LOC123871363 gene encoding DNA replication ATP-dependent helicase/nuclease DNA2 isoform X1 translates to MPKALSLKKTLGSQVKNQKAITQFFKSCSQEKISPVKQQDSETIATTKTSKRKADSPAQIVHDNIRKDLTKCDNSVKKIKIDSNHRHEMHIGNTNTSQTPSSSAIKSSPRKDVTKKLFVDNEEELIHFNSQQKHPSSITNKTQDNHSSVSKVQSSPRKSNKSHEKENCYNHNCKEIDNNCVKNSSNEVHYRSPKKTLTAAISVSPKSCTLTSQKCDDQSPSKSGSTAKVLECIENHMFDDWELDIEGDIKEDLDLSVIQRCEVLSVKRHNCKLELKLKNDNNNKGTCFIEGIWLNTPLEAGEIVSVLATRDTLGCYTINNTSGLLVLRPDHLVSSTSVVAGVFCKRKAVLQERWRGIDSANSAMTIGILVHELVQKSLTQNITNTSELGAEADKLIKESIQMLYDAGISETEARSNIQMYIQPLADFMQTYLASSAKSSQTVKRSWNGKIEKVLDIEENVCCPQLGLKGKIDATLQVSIHDRGDAKTAIVPLELKSGRASVSAEHRGQLVLYGMMLSLQRQQDPATALQRGLLLYLKERIDLREVSCGYPERRDLMMLRNELVQHLAAGPRTIDVDQIVDIEDASRLLQQSMPEPIHHQNACSKCPYLTLCSLHLWHTDGPMVSETHPLSKLRDEALGHLSPQHVKYFLHWTSLLKLEEKGQMITSPLHALWTESAEKRAKRGGCAVNLKLKSVISSGDRFAHIFVRESLSPEHSHIGDKPSKGPQEGEFSIVSIENRPWIAAGVVTVSNSNEFHILLERDLSRRLNEHTVFHIDTYESFATTVQNLTNLGVLMEDSDRALRLRTLIIDQAPPEFVPKLPREVGRLGSKLMRSLNIEQQRAVLKALACEHYVLLKGLPGTGKTQTISVLIQMLVGLKQRVLVTAHTHSAVDTVLNRLPKSVQVMRLGTASRVAPALLSRCEHTLIQKCHSTEQLAQLYDSMEVVGVTCLGAAHPMLARTTFDVCIVDEATQVLQSTVLRPLFAAKRFVLVGDPEQLPPVVRSRSARRLGMEESLFHRLIKDDVTCTLRLQYRMNQALVEVANKVAYNNSLKCADQKVAQAQLKIDMQKISLYSDESPWLMTACSPEFKDAAVFLNTIIPPAAKNNTEKVFTNSDEACVLLDLVETFKQGGVLPSDIGVIAPYRDQVSLLRRALSEKDVEVSTVDQFQGRDKSVIIYSCTKRVENDERRPKDGEVLNDQRRLAVSVTRAKHKLIVIGNLRALQRYAPLMKLIESCRTVTLEEDTVARLNIKYGAFVT, encoded by the exons ATGCCCAAAGCCCTGAGTttaaaaaag ACTTTGGGTAGTCAAGTGAAGAATCAAAAAGCGATTACTCAATTTTTCAAATCATGTAGTCAAGAAAAGATATCACCCGTTAAGCAACAAGACTCTGAAACAATAGCAACAACTAAGACATCTAAAAGGAAAGCTGATTCTCCTGCACAAATAGTTCATGACAATATCAGAAAAGACCTTACAAAATGTGATAATtcagtgaaaaaaattaaaatagacaGTAATCATAGGCATGAAATGCATATTGGAAACACTAACACCTCACAAACACCTAGTTCTTCAGCTATAAAAAGTTCACCTAGAAAGGACGTTACAAAGAAGTTATTTGTTGATAATGAAGAAGAATTAATACATTTTAACAGCCAACAGAAACATCCATCATCCATTACAAACAAAACACAAGATAATCATTCAAGTGTATCAAAAGTGCAATCTAGTCCTAGAAAGAGTAATAAATcacatgaaaaagaaaattgCTATAATCACAACTGCAAAGAAATTGACAATAATTGTGTAAAAAATTCAAGTAATGAGGTACATTATAGATCACCCAAGAAAACTCTAACAG CAGCAATAAGTGTTTCACCAAAATCTTGCACATTAACAAGTCAAAAATGTGATGATCAGTCACCATCAAAGAGCGGGTCCACAGCAAAAGTGCTTGAATGTATAGAAAATCATATGTTTGATGACTGGGAACTTGATATTGAAGGG GACATTAAAGAAGACTTGGATCTAAGTGTGATACAGAGATGTGAGGTGTTGTCTGTGAAGAGACATAATTGTAAACTTGAGCTGAAACttaaaaatgataataacaATAAAGGCACTTGTTTTATTGAGGGAATCTG GTTAAACACACCATTGGAAGCGGGTGAAATAGTGAGCGTGCTTGCAACTCGCGATACCTTGGGCTGTTACACCATTAACAATACATCAGGCTTGTTGGTGCTGAGGCCCGACCACTTGGTGTCTAGCACGAGCGTCGTGGCGGGTGTTTTCTGTAAGCGGAAGGCTGTGCTGCAGGAGCGATGGCGGGGGATTGATTCTGCTAATTCTGCG ATGACCATAGGTATACTTGTTCATGAGCTAGTGCAAAAATCTCtcacacaaaatataacaaacacATCTGAACTAGGCGCTGAAGCTGATAAACTGATAAAAGAGTCTATACAAATGTTGTACGACGCAGGAATATCCGAGACGGAAGCGCGATCAAACATACAGATGTACATACAACCTCTTGCTGATTTTATGCAGACTTATTTAGCGTCAAGTGCAAAATCATCA cAAACTGTCAAACGTAGTTGGAATGGAAAGATTGAAAAAGTATTAGATATTGAAGAAAATGTTTGCTGCCCCCAACTGGGCTTGAAAGGAAAGATTGACGCTACTTTACAGGTCTCAATACATGACCGTGGAG ATGCTAAGACAGCAATTGTGCCATTAGAGTTGAAGAGTGGTCGCGCCTCAGTGTCGGCGGAACACCGCGGTCAACTCGTGCTCTATGGCATGATGCTCAGCTTGCAGAGGCAGCAGGACCCCGCCACTGCACTGCAACGAGGCTTGCTGCTGTACTTGAA GGAGCGAATAGATCTTCGCGAAGTGAGTTGCGGGTATCCTGAAAGACGAGATTTGATGATGTTGCGTAACGAACTGGTACAACATTTGGCGGCAGGACCACGGACTATTGATGTTG ATCAAATAGTAGACATTGAGGACGCTTCACGGCTGTTGCAACAAAGCATGCCTGAGCCAATTCATCACCAAAATGCTTGCTCAAAATGCCCATACCTTACGCTATGCTCATTACATTTGTG GCACACAGACGGCCCCATGGTATCAGAAACGCATCCGCTATCAAAGTTGCGTGATGAAGCGTTAGGCCACTTGTCCCCACAACACGTCAAGTATTTCCTGCACTGGACTAGCCTATTGAAACTCGAGGAAAAGGGACAGATGATCACCTCTCCTTTGCACGCCTTGTGGACGGAAAGCGCTGAAAAACG TGCCAAACGCGGCGGATGCGcagttaatttgaaattaaaatcagtcatAAGCTCTGGCGATAGATTTGCACATATTTTTGTGCGAGAGTCTTTAAGTCCAG agCATTCACATATTGGGGATAAGCCTTCAAAAGGGCCTCAAGAAGGAGAATTTTCTATAGTAAGCATAGAAAATCGCCCATGGATAGCTGCCGGCGTAGTTACTGTATCAAATAGCAATGAGTTCCATATACTTTTGGAAAG GGATTTGAGTCGTCGGCTAAACGAACATACAGTGTTTCACATAGACACATACGAGTCCTTCGCAACCACTGTCCAAAACTTGACTAATTTAGGAGTACTTATGGAAGACAGCGACCGCGCCTTGAGGCTTAGAAC TTTAATAATAGACCAAGCACCGCCAGAATTTGTACCCAAGTTACCTCGTGAAGTTGGTCGCTTGGGGTCAAAGCTTATGCGCTCACTGAATATTGAGCAACAGCGCGCTGTACTCAAGGCTTTAGCATGCGAACATTACGTCTTGTTGAAGGGGCTTCCCGGAACTG GTAAAACGCAAACTATTAGCGTGCTCATACAAATGCTAGTGGGGCTCAAGCAGCGCGTACTGGTCACTGCGCACACGCACTCTGCCGTCGACACTGTGCTCAATAG GCTACCAAAATCCGTCCAAGTAATGCGACTGGGCACAGCTAGTCGGGTCGCCCCGGCGTTACTCTCGCGGTGTGAACACACCCTCATACAAAAGTGTCACTCTACTGAGCAACTCGCACAACTCTACGATTCTATG GAGGTGGTTGGCGTAACTTGCCTGGGCGCCGCACATCCGATGTTGGCTCGCACCACGTTTGATGTGTGCATCGTTGATGAAGCCACACAG GTGTTGCAAAGCACGGTCTTACGTCCCTTGTTCGCAGCGAAGCGTTTTGTGTTGGTCGGAGACCCGGAACAATTGCCGCCTGTAGTGAGGAGTAGAAGTgcaag ACGTCTCGGCATGGAGGAGAGCTTATTTCATAGACTGATAAAGGATGATGTGACATGCACGCTAAGACTGCAATATCGTATGAACCAGGCCTTAGTGGAAGTTGCTAACAAAGTAGCTTACAACAACAGTCTGAAATGCGCTGACCAGAAGGTTGCACAGGCTCAATTGAAAATAGATATGcag aaaATATCTCTATATTCAGATGAGTCGCCATGGCTCATGACAGCTTGTAGTCCAGAGTTCAAGGATGCCGCTGTTTTTTTAAACACGATTATTCCTCCTGCAGCAAAAAATAACACCGAAAAAGTGTTTACTAACAGTGATGAGGCATGTGTCCTTTTGGATTTGGTTGAAACATTTAAACAG GGTGGTGTACTCCCTTCGGACATAGGCGTCATAGCCCCTTACCGAGATCAAGTATCTTTACTACGACGCGCTTTGTCTGAAAAAGATGTGGAAGTGAGCACCGTGGACCAGTTCCAGGGCAGAGACAAGAGCGTCATCATTTACTCTTGCACCAAGCGCGTTGAAAACGATGAACGACGACCCAag GATGGGGAAGTCCTCAACGACCAACGGCGCCTGGCCGTGAGTGTTACGCGCGCCAAACACAAGCTCATCGTGATAGGAAACTTACGCGCTTTGCAGCGATATGCTCCTCTCATGAAACTCATTGAATCCTGTCGGACGGTGACCTTGGAAGAAGATACTGTGGCAAGGTTGAACATAAAATATGGGGCATTTGTTACGTGA
- the LOC123871384 gene encoding probable 18S rRNA (guanine-N(7))-methyltransferase has product MSKRPEHQAPPELFYNEDEARKYTQNSRIIDIQAQMTERCVELLVLPEDTPCLLLDVGCGSGLSGSVLEEYGHMWIGLDISPAMLDVALERDTEGDLVLADMGEGMPFKAGSFDGAVSVSALQWLFNADKKSHQPVKRLYKFFSSLYASLSRSARAVFQFYPENESQLDLLTTQAMKAGFYGGVVIDYPNSAKAKKFFLVLMTGGAAPLPQALGTEESDNSLQVKYARREASKGARGKPLKNTRAWLLEKKERRRKQGKETKPDTKYTGRKRSGRF; this is encoded by the exons atgtctaAAAGACCAGAACATCAAGCTCCACCAGAACTT ttttataaCGAAGATGAAGCGAGAAAATATACACAAAA CTCACGAATTATAGATATTCAAGCACAAATGACTGAGCGATGTGTCGAGCTTTTAGTTCTACCAGAAGATACTCCGTGCCTTCTACTTGATGTCGGCTGTGGATCAGGCCTTTCCGGTTCTGTACTCGAGGAGTATGGACATATGTGGATTGGTTTAGACATTTCGCCTGCTATGctag ATGTTGCTTTGGAAAGAGATACAGAGGGTGATTTAGTCCTAGCTGATATGGGTGAGGGAATGCCGTTCAAAGCTGGCAGTTTTGACGGAGCAGTCTCAGTGTCTGCCTTACAGTGGCTCTTTAATGCAGATAAAAAATCACACCAACCAGTCAAAAGATTGTACAAATTCTTCAGTTCTTTATATGCATCATTG TCCAGGTCAGCAAGAGCAGTGTTCCAGTTTTATCCAGAGAATGAAAGTCAGTTAGATTTGCTGACGACACAAGCTATGAAGGCAGGTTTCTATGGGGGTGTTGTTATAGACTACCCAAACTCTGCCAAAGCCAAAAAGTTCTTTCTTGTACTTATGACTGGAGGAGCTGCACCGTTGCCGCAGGCTCTGG GCACAGAAGAAAGTGATAATTCATTACAAGTCAAATATGCTAGAAGAGAAGCATCGAAGGGGGCCAGAGGTAAACCTTTGAAAAATACAAGAGCTTGGCttcttgaaaaaaaagaaagaagaagaaaacagGGGAAAGAAACAAAACCAGATACAAAGTACACTGGAAGAAAAAGAAGTGGTCGATTTTGA